From one Humulus lupulus chromosome 8, drHumLupu1.1, whole genome shotgun sequence genomic stretch:
- the LOC133795223 gene encoding probable fructokinase-7 produces MSTDVARAHGGDASSDPPPDPTRIPTTCKSGIPTKRNGCGAAIGKDLDERWRKNGKPLEVTFFSRMQGHEDFLKFLDGIDREMKDRYHHRKTIRHEHFEKHYNGPEDWDKANPNFIESWKEYQWKKSTNDFVNDDARKDDDKLKADFELQTQQTSIGASNNDGSTTVDQVEVLQKVLGQRRGHERGVGRKLKGSDATYADSENISGASSSQPPAPTHPFMYGATPSQHMVPPYMYGATPYPWPFHRHRSCRIPTCCSCFPVTLDRSRKNSFKSSKSSKSSSNNGSSKLHSDSGGKEMKTKESSVVACFGEMLIDFVPTVSGVSLAEAEAFKKAPGGAPANVAVGISRLEGSSAFIGKVGDDEFGHMLSNILKDNNVDNSGIVFDPNARTALAFVTLTHDGEREFLFFRNPSADMLLTEAELNANLIKKAGIFHYGSISLIDEPCRSAHYAAMEMARTSGCLLSYDPNLRLPLWPSAESARQGIMSIWDKADIIKINKEEITFLTEGDDPCDHTVVREKLFHPNLKLLIVTEGTQGCRYYTKEFNGHVAGVKVTPVDTTGAGDGFVAGVLSIMASDLNLYKDEKKLREALLFANACGALTVTERGAIPALPTKEAVLQILEKVNACEAI; encoded by the exons ATGTCAACAGATGTGGCTAGAGCCCACGGTGGAGACGCTAGCAGTGATCCTCCGCCggatcctactaggatcccgactACATGCAAGTcag gaatccCAACTAAGAGAAATGGTTGTGGCGCAGCTATTGGAAAAGATCTAGATGAGAGGTGGCGTAAAAATGGAAAACCACTGGAAGTAACGTTTTTCTCGCGAATGCAAG GCCATGAGGATTTCTTAAAATTTTTAGATGGTATCGATCGAGAGATGAAAGATCGATACCATCATAGGAAAACAATAAGACACGAACACTTTGAGAAACACTATAATGGACCGGAGGATTGGGACAAG gCGAACCCGAATTTTATTGAGTCATGGAAGGAATATCAATGGAAGAAATCAACAAATGATTTCGTGAACGACGATGCTCGCAAAGATGAT GATAAACTAAAggctgattttgagttacaaactcaGCAAACATCCATTGGTGCTTCCAATAATGATGGTTCGACAACAGTTGATCAGGTGGAGGTACTACAAAAAGTATTGGGCCAAAGGCGTGGACATGAGCGGGGAGTGGGCCGCAAATTGAAGGGGTCGG ATGCCACCTATGCTGATAGCGAAAATATTTCTGGAGCTtcgtcttctcaacctccagctccaaCCCATCCTTTCATGTACGGGGCAACGCCGTCTCAACATATGGTacctccatacatgtatggagcaACACCTTATCCGTGGCCATTCCACCGTCATCGCAGTTGtcgtatccctacat GTTGTAGTTGCTTTCCTGTAACTCTTGATCGTTCTCGTAAAAACAGTTTCAAATCATCTAAGTCATCTAAGTCCTCCTCTAACAATG GTTCGTCTAAGTTGCATTCTGATAGTggaggaaaagagatgaaaaccAAAGAAAGTTCAGTGGTGGCTTGTTTTGGTGAGATGTTGATTGATTTCGTGCCAACGGTCTCTGGAGTTTCTCTTGCAGAAGCAGAGGCTTTCAAGAAAGCTCCTGGTGGAGCTCCTGCTAATGTTGCTGTTGGGATATCCAGACTTGAAGGCTCATCAGCTTTCATCGGAAAG GTTGGTGATGATGAATTCGGACACATGCTGTCTAATATTTTGAAAGACAACAATGTGGACAATTCAGGCATAGTTTTTGACCCAAATGCCAGGACTGCATTGGCATTTGTTACGCTGACTCATGATGGTGAGCGCGAGTTCTTGTTTTTCAGGAATCCCAGTGCTGATATGCTTCTCACCGAAGCAGAACTCAATGCAAATTTAATCAAAAAG GCAGGTATATTTCACTATGGATCAATAAGTTTGATCGACGAGCCCTGTAGATCAGCTCACTATGCTGCTATGGAAATGGCTAGAACATCAGGTTGCCTCCTCTCTTATGACCCAAATTTGAGATTACCACTCTGGCCATCTGCAGAGTCTGCTAGACAAGGCATTATGAGCATTTGGGACAAAGCTGACATTATTAAG ATTAATAAGGAAGAAATTACATTCTTGACTGAAGGTGATGATCCTTGTGATCATACAGTGGTGAGGGAGAAACTATTTCACCCCAATCTTAAGCTTTTGATTGTAACTGAAGGTACACAAGGGTGCAGATATTACACAAAG GAGTTTAATGGTCATGTTGCTGGAGTTAAAGTTACACCAGTTGATACCACTGGTGCTGGTGATGGTTTTGTTGCTGGGGTACTGAGCATTATGGCTTCTGACTTGAATCTGTACAAG GATGAAAAGAAGTTGAGGGAAGCTCTCCTGTTTGCGAATGCCTGCGGTGCGCTGACTGTGACAGAGCGAGGAGCCATACCTGCACTTCCCACAAAAGAGGCTGTCCTCCAAATTCTGGAAAAAGTCAATGCATGTGAAGCTATATGA